Genomic DNA from Bemisia tabaci chromosome 2, PGI_BMITA_v3:
gttagagtccctttatacccagagttacgacaactcacttttggttgggccaggattgggctgaaagtggcctaaaaaaaaatccaaatctgattggttctcgctcatggaggccgaaactagtgcaccaagatggcggtacctcgtatgtgaacaagaataatgaaaatattacctaattgtggtttatcaagagtaaattgttattgccatcggtccaaaatgaaaatagattaagaaattattcacaaaccaatctcattttctttttaattgatcaatttgttgatgttgttgtttctgtgtgacagacatcgcaggattcctgatccttatcccccaatatcgttcgtttgagtgcactagtttcggcctccatggccagccaaggtcggctgccagtcagctgataatcgagttgtcgttactctgggtataaagggactctagtcttggtaaaagcttccaccatggccaagttactagtggagggtctcttgtctctgctcccTATACAGAGTCGTCTTTTTTTATGTCGTCGGTCGCTTACCGATGGCATCGCTGTGATTGCGACTGATGGTTACGCCCATTTTTCTCTATCCAATCACAGACAACTTGACCATGggccaagagaataaataaggacccccaactccggttagcgctgacatcagcgctccctggcagagggtgtagtgaactaaaccgatgattgggtcttcctgtttatatttccatgcaccacctatttaggcttatcactcagtagtgctcatagaagtttctagatcctcgtatcctcgtggtcgccctgcagttttgaagagtttagtgtgaaaagtttcccattttcatttcaatcttcgtcagtcttcgtgtacataaactggtattaatgtgaagtgttatttctaaccgttttactcagcagcaactgctgttgagaaagccaaaggaagtgtgtatgtagtgtgcagcaggaatcaggattgtacttttagccgaaggcgcctctctgttaagtgaaatctttttagtgagaaatagtgttgtactgataaaaatcaactaagtgtcacaaaatcaaagatacttgacttcaagcattacctgtaatttgattattagcaagtctctttgattctgcgtcagaagttgactgaatcatctttgctcgtgttttgataagatacttgaACGAGActgagagggggagaggggctcAGTCACGGTGGTTGAATGGGGGGATCCCGTGGggctcatagagaaaaaaaaggaggtgtttgcatttcgggcatcttggaattttttgatgacttgatgacgtaggtgggtacagtgtgaaggggacgtccctgtacccagctgtacccacctacgtcatcaagtcatcaaaatactccaagatgcccgaaatgcaaacacctccttttttttctctatgcgtgGGGCTCAGCCAATATGGTGAAAATAGGGGGGAAACCGAGGGACCACctccaaaatggaggaaaagagagagggggCTAACTTGAGGGGGGGATGCACCAAACGCCTTATGGGCTTTTTGGAGCTTCCTCAGACCACGAAAGAGATGAACCTCTAATGACGCGTGAAATCCATCATCGGAAGCTCTCAAAAGGGGGTGCATTTATTGAACTTACAAAATCAGAACTACAAACAGAACTTAACTACGAATACAAAATGGCGGGCGGGGCTATAGCGAACTAATGGGCGAGTGGAGGGCGACAATAAAGGGGGGTGGGAGCCGGAAACCAGGCTCCCTTCCAAAAATTTAGCCTTGCACAAGGATGGAGGATGGACAATCCCGTGCCATTCCTAGCTTGGAATGTGCAGAGCACAGACCGGTGTCGGAGGCGGCGACCGGGGGGATGACTAAGGAGCCAATGCCATTCCTAGCTTGAAATGTGCAAGCACAGATCGGTGTCGGAGGCGGCGACTTGGCAAGGTGAAGGTGATGGAAGGAAGCAAGGTGGAGTCGAGTAGTGGCTTGGTCCGTCCGCGCTCATACGTCGCAAGAGCAGAGGCAAGCTGAACTAAACGAGGAGCTGTATTAGAGTCTCGGGGGCTGCTGGCTCCGGCCGCGGACCCCATCAAATGCAAAACACGAAAAACTGTGGAGGAACGCGAACCGAAAGACCAGACAGCGAAATCTATTGGTGAAGCATTGATACAAAATGTGCGAGAGAGAGCATGGAGGAGGGCAAATGTGCGGTGGGGCAAGGGGAGGCAAGTGAATCATAAGTACGGAGCGGGCCCGGCCCCGGGACCAGAGGGGCCATGGGGAGCGGGAGGGGGCACTAAATGGACCGTGAGTGCCGAAAAATGAGAGGGCGCAGAAACGGGGGGAAGAGGGGGGAAATCTCTCCTTAACATACCGCCCGCCTTGAAATGTCGGGACATTTCAACAGAAACTAAAACATCATAAATGGATGGCTTATCTAAAATCTAAGACTTATGCTAAAACTGTGAATGCctacaaaaggaaaaaaaaattggggaaaaactttcaaaaaacaaGAGACTTATAGATAACTTAAGGGACTAATTGTGGGGAAATGACCGCCCGCCGTGAGGTGACGGTCGTCtccaaaaattcttaaaaaactaAACACActtaggagaaaaatatttgaaaagaaaacttaaagGAAGTTGGCAACATGGCAACTATCACGAGATAGATATTATGATTATGAAGTAACTGAGTTCAGGATCCGAATGATGTCACGCGGGTACAATCTTTCTCTTTTTGTTGGGTGATCCTTAAGAAAGAATGGCTTTGGATGAGCTTTGTCCTGGTACTTGTTGAGGTAAGCGCGCATGCGCTGCAGAACGTTGGGGCGAAGAGTGGTCACCGAACGCGCGAGGGAGGATGAGGGCGGAGGGTACAGGGTCCTGCAGGCCAGTCTGATCTTGGATGGTGTGAGTGCTATAGAGGAAGCGCGTTCTGCGAAAAGCTGATTTTTCAAGGTGATGCGGAGATGTAGTCCCCTAAGTTGTTTTGGTGAAAGTCGGATTTCCGCCTTGCGTGAAACAGCTTCCGCGAAGACACACGTGTAAACGCCGCAATCTGTGTAGTTTTTTGGAGGTTGTTTAGGGGAGGCTGCCATCCAGGCGGGCCATGACGTCATATCTTCTTTTGGAAAAAGCTGCTGGAGGATACTTCGGAGATCAGAAATGCCTTTCACGCAGTCGTCAAAATAACTGTCGAACCAAATGATGGCTCGGGATCTGAGGTCTGCAACTGCCAAGCTCCAGTGTTGCCGTTCGATGCTGTGATGAGGAATTAAAAGGAGGTCGATCGCGCTTAAATCGGTGTTTTTCAGCCGGTCGGTGATGGCTTTGAATCCAAAGTTCTTGAAGGCTATCCAAACGAAGGTGTCGAAAGTTTTGATGCAGGGTTTTTCTCCATGATCAGCTCTTTTCTGCAGGAGGTCGAAATAAGCGTTGATCACTTCACCGGTGAGGCGTTGTCCAAGTAGGAGCCGAGAAATTGAGTCGGGCGAAAGATCCATGCTGGCGAGAGCGATAGAAATATAACAACGTGACGAAAAACAGTGCGAAAAGAGACTGACTGAAGAGACAGGACCGAAACTGCCAGGAGCCAGAGTTTGGCGAACGATTTTGAGagaacccccaaaattttggggaggggATCCGAGCTGAGTAGCGAGGATGTTTGAACGGCTAATAGACAAAACAGGAAACTCAGTAATTGTAGGAGAGCGCCATCGTGAGAAAAATGACATAACACGGTAGCGGGCTTCAGCTTCTTTAGAAATGGTGCGTAAGTTGCGATGTTGCCAATAGTGCACTCTTAATCGAGCGTTTCTTCATCAGAGATGGGCAGAGGGTAAAGCTTCACCACAGGGCGCTTATACTCCCCAGTGGCGGTGCGGACAGTTGCGACCCTTACATGGCCGTCTTTCCCTGGAAAGGTCTCCGTGACCCGACCAAGCTGCCACTGGTAGGGCGGGAGTTGTGGATCGTGCAAAAGCACTAAATCGTCAATTTGgagatttttctcgactttgttCCATTTTGCACGTGATTGTAAGGTGTGGAGGTATTCTAAGCTCCAGCGCCTCCATAACGATTGAGCCATGGCCTGCACGCGGTGCCATCGCTTCAAAGAGGTCAAAGGCTTTTCTCCGTGAATTCGCTCAACAGGAGTGGCGATGGAACTTCCAATAATGAAATGGGCTGGCGTGAGTGGAGTGAGGTCCGAAGGGTCACTTGATAAAGGCGTCAAAGGCCTTGAGTTAAGCATAGCCTCAATGCGACAGATTAATGTGTCCAGTTCGGTGAAGGTCAGAAGTTGTCCATGGATGACTCTTGCGAGGTGAGCCTTTGAACTTTTTACTGCTGCCTCCCAGAGACCGCCCATGTGAGGAGCGGCTGGAGCATTGAAGTGAAAGCGAATGTGGaaattttgagccatttttgtAAGTTCTGGACTGTCCTTAAGTTCGGCAACAAGAGCCTTTTGAGCTTGCTTGAGTTCTCGGGAGGCGCCGGTAAATTGGGTTCCGCAATCAGAATAAAGGTCGGAGGGTGCGCCTCGACGTGGTGAAAATCGCGTGAGGGCGGCAATGAAGGTGTCAGCAGTGAGATCCTGGGCCAGCTCCAAGTGTACTGCCTTAGTAGACATGCATATGAAGACGCAAAGGTAGGTCTTGACCTCACGCGCAAATCTTAAAGTAGAGGCCTTTACTTTAAAAGGGCCAGCGTAATCAACGCCAGTCGATTCAAAAACACGCGAGGGTGTCACTCTGGAGTCTGGTAAATCACCCATGAGAGCCAGTCTATTTGTGGGATTTATGCGGAAACATGGCAAACAAGCCTGGAGCACGGATTTTATTGCCGCGCGACCGGCCAAAATCCAGTAGCGTTGGAATAGGAGGGACTGCAGGAGCTGGGGCCCCGCGTGGAGGAATGTAACATGAAAATATTTGATTAGTGACTTCGTCAGTGCGTGACTTTTCGGTAAAATCAACGGGTGTTTACGATCAGCGGAAATTGGGGCGTGTGACAGACGTCCTCCAACTCTGATGAGTCCGTCCGGGTCCAAAAAAGGATTTAGACGGCGGAGTCTAGTTGAGCTCTCTTTATTGGCTTTCAAACGTTTGATATCGTCTTTAAATGAGTCAATTTGGGCCTTTCGCACGGTGACCCTTTCAGCGGCTTTGAATTCTGCTGGAATAAGGGGGCCTGTGCGACGGTCCTTTGGGTTGAGTGCATTGTGCTTGAATCGAAAGACGTAAGCCAAAATTCGCTGTAACTTATCCCAATCCGAAATCCGGGAAAATATGTCAACAGCGCATGTTTCGGTGACGAGAACCCAGCGTGTCTCGCGGAGTTCTGACCTATAAACTTCACTTTCGTCTGAGAGAGTTACCTTGGAGGGACTAGGCCAACTTGAATGCGGTGAACGCAACCAAGGGGGACCTTTCCACCAAAGGTCGTTTTCCAATAATTTTGAAGCCAAAACACCGCGGGAACCTAAATCAGCCGGATTTTCTGAGCTTTTGACGTAGCCCCATCGGgcttcaggaaaattttcttgaatagaGGCCACGCGATTGGCGGTGAAAGTCTTCAATTTATAGGAGGGCGTTTGTATCCACTGCAAAGTTGTGGTTGAGTCAGACCAGTTATAAATGTCTTCCAAAGTGTAGCTTTGGCGAAGGTGTGGGACCACGTAGGTCAGCAAAGTTGAGAGCAGCGTCGCTGCCTGAAGCTCAAGTCTAGGTGTGTTGATCCGTTTTAGAGGGGCAACTTTGGACTTTGCTATGATTAGTGAAGTGTCTGTTTTTCCATCAGGAGTGTGGAAGCGAAAATAAATGACACAGCAATAGCCAAAATCGCTTGCATCGGAGAATCCGTGTAGTTCTATCTGAGAGCCTGGTGGACAAAGTTGTCTTGGCATTCTAATGAGCTTAAGAGCAGGGAGGTCCTTCAAAAAGCTTCCccatttttcttgaagaaaagggGGTAAAGGATCGTCCCATTCGGACTTTAAGAGCCATAATTGCTGCATAAAGACCTTCATGAGGAAAATTGTGGGAGTGACCCAGCCACATGGGTCAAATATGGTTGCTATTGTAGAGATGACGCCGCGTTTAGTCACGGGGCGACCGAGATCTTGAATATAATAGGTGAATGCGTCATCAGAGGGCACTCATTGCAGCCCTAAAATAGACAAAGAAGTGACTTGATGATCCTTCCAATGAATGGGTGTTTCTAAGTGATCGGCAGAAAAGTCTTGTAGGAGAGCTTCCGATGATGGATTTCACGCGTCATTAGAGGTTCATCTCTTTCGTGGTCTGAGGAAGCTCCAAAAAGCCCATAAGGCGTTTGGTGCATCCCCCCCTCAAGTTAGccccctctctcttttcctccattttggagGTGGTCCCTCGGTTTCCCCCCTATTTTCACCATATTGGCTGAGCCCCACGGGATCCCCCCATTCAACCACCGTGACTgagcccctctccccctctcagTCTCGTTCAACTTGTGGGCGCAACGGGTGGTGAGAATGGTGCTTTGAGACGCAGAGTCCAGGATTGCACGAATGTACATGAAGCCTTTGGGAGATGTCAGCAAAACCTTAACTGTGGCTAGTAGGActtccgacttttctggttgAGAAGTGCCTAAGAGGGTTTTGGGTGGCGAAATGCAGGGTTGCGAATCTGAAGAAGATGGCGACGcgggtttgtcttgatgcaaaAGAGTGTTGTGAGTTTTGTCGCGGCACACGCTACAAACTCTCGTGGACATGCATTCTGAGAGAAAATGTCTTCCGAAACAGGCATAACATCGCCCGAGCTCTGAAATAACGGCCTTGCGATCCTTTACGTCCTTTGACGTAAATTCTGGACAGTTAGCCAGGTAATGAGCCTCAGAACAAAGAGCGCACGGATATGGGGCTTTACTTGCGATAAGGGCCTTGCTTTTAGCatcaaattttcctttcataggatattttgattgattttgagAGGAATCTGCTTGAGAAGAATCCTTTGAATTGTCCTTTgataaattcattaacaacggGTCATCAGAGGCTATGCATTCCTTTTCGAGGAATCGAACTAATTCTtcaactttgggaaaagatgatGTATCACCACGGTGCTCTTCGAGGCGCCGGCGGTAGTGAGgcgcgattttttgaaacaggACAGTGATCAATAGGGGGTCGTATAATGATAGCGGGTGCTTGAGAGCATCAAGCGCCTGCGTGTGTTCCCTCAATTTTGAGAGGAACGGAGAGATGTGGTATGGCTTCGTGACCTCGGGAAGGCCAAGAAGGCTGCTGTAGTGGTGAAAAACGTGGCGGCGCTCTGAATTGAAGCGCTGGCAAAGTATGTCCCAAGTGACGGAATAATTGCCTTCAGTGACATCAAGACCGCGGACAAGGTCAAGGGCTTCGCCGTTCAGTGAGCTGATCAAGTATTGAAACTTCTCTACCGTGTTTAAAACCGGGGAGTCATGGATGCTGACTCGGAAAAGGTTGTAAAACGTCCGCCACTCATTTATGAGTCCCGAGAAGCGCGGGATCTCGAGGCGCGGCAGGCGCACGGCCGAAGCGGGTGTCAAGACGGAAGGGGTGGGAGAGGGGGACACCGGAGGGTCTCGTGTTTTATCGTTCTGCGGGAGATGCTCGTGAAAGAGGGATTTCGCCTCCAGAATGATGTCATCGAAGGTCGCTTGATTTTTCTGAACTTCGATTTGCTGTCTTTTCGGGAGCGTAGTGTTTAAAGACATAATTTCTTCAAGGATACAATCATGTTTCACTTGAAGCTCTGAAAGTCGATCGTAGGCTGGTCTGaatttgtcaacgttttcagacgtgagattttctttgaaagatGAGTTGATGGCGAGGGCTCGTGCATGCGTGTTGGCACTCTTAGCGACGAGGAGCTCGGCGAGATTTACAGACGCGGGTGGGTCTTCTTTGGAGGCCATCTTGATTGGCCGCTAGGTGGAAAACTGGTGCGTGAGAGATGAAAGTGTGCGAAAAGCTTCGTGCGTTTCACAACACAGTGAGAAAATAAAGAGTGATCCCCGTTTGGATCGCACCTTGGTGAAATAAAAGTGTGTGAAACGCTTCGTGCGAATCACAACACAATGAGAAAATAGAGAGTGATCCCCGTTTGGATCGTACCTTGGTGAGAAAATAGAGAGTGATCCCCGTTTGGATCGTACCTTGGTGAGATAAAAGTGTGTGAAACGCTTCTTGCGAATCACAACACAATGAGAAAATAGAGAGTGATCCCCGTTTGGATCGTACCTTGGTGAGAAAATAGAGAGTGATCCCGAATGGATCGAGCCACTCACGGATATGGGTTGTCcgtgagaggaaaaaaatagagagtGATCCCCGTTTGGATCGTACCTTGGTGAGAAAATAGAGAGTGATCCCCGTTTGGATCGTACCTTGGTGAGATAAAAGTGTGTGAAACGCTTCGTGCGAATCACAACACAGTGAGAAAATAGAGAGTGATCCCAGAATGGATCGAACCTTAGTGAGATGAGAGTGTGATCCCCATGAACATGAGGTGataattcacaaaaaaagaaaaagagtgaTCCCCGAATGGATCGAACATTAGTGAGAAAACCGttcgcaaatttttacaaaaaaactcgAGCGGACCTGGTGCCCTTACATAGGCATAGAGAACAAAATGGtgagaaaaaacataaatattAAGTTAGCAAAAGTAAATCTAGTAACATATCAGAGGGGAGGcgaatcagagaaaaaaaggcTTATTTGAGGCATGAGCAAATGGGTCTGCGAACCATGGACTGAATCTACAACTAgatcggaggagcgacgatctatccggcccgagggaccatgaACGAGACtgagaggggggagaggggctcAGTCACGGTGGTTGAATGGGGGGATCCCGTGGGGCTCAGCCAATATGGTGAAAATAGGGGGGAAACCGAGGGACCACctccaaaatggaggaaaagagagagggggCTAACTTGAGGGGGGGGATGCACCAAACGCCTTATGGGCTTTTTGGAGCTTCCTCAGACCACGAAAGAGATGAACCTCTAATGACGCGTGAAATCCATCATCGGAAGCTCTCAAAAGGGGGTGCATTTATTGAACTTACAAAATCAGAACTACAAACAGAACTTAACTACGAATACAAAATGGCGGGCGGGGCTATAGCGAACTAATGGGCGAGTGGAGGGCGACAATAAAGGGGGTGGGAGCCGGAAACCAGGCTCCCTTCCAAAAATTTAGCCTTGCACAAGGATGGAGGATGGACAATCCCGTGCCATTCCTAGCTTGGAATGTGCAGAGCACAGACCGGTGTCGGAGGCGGCGACTGGGGGGATGACTAAGGAGCCAATGCCATTCCTAGCTTGAAATGTGCAAGCACAGATCGGTGTCGGAGGCGGCGACTTGGCAAGGTGAAGGTGATGGAAGGAAGCAAGGTGGAGTCGAGTAGTGGCTTGGTCCGTCCGCGCTCATACGTCGCAAGAGCAGAGGCAAGCTGAACTAAACGAGGAGCTGTATTAGAGTCTCGGGGGCTGCTGGCTCCGGCCGCGGACCCCATCAAATGCAAAACACGAAAAACTGTGGAGGAACGCGAACCGAAAGACCAGACAGCGAAATCTATTGGTGAAGCATTGATACAAAATGTGCGAGAGAGAGCATGGAGGAGGGCAAATGTGCGGTGGGGCAAGGGGAGGCAAGTGAATCATAAGTACGGAGCGGGCCCGGCCCCGGGACCAGAGGGGCCATGGGGAGCGGGAGGGGGCACTAAATGGACCGTGAGTGCCGAAAAATGAGAGGGCGCAGAAACGGGGGGAAGAGGGGGGAAATCTCTCCTTAAcaatacttcaaatcaaagtctttcgcattgacctctgccgaaggtatgtatctatacaatttcattagtttgcgaaagtaaaatgtattaaagtatctacacaaataaataaatcatagataaacaaagaacattgcatggagtaacatactatagaggtacgatcgtggaccgctgcggcgttagttcaccgcaccctctgccaggttcgctgcgagcgcgcgttaacggtttttaacacagggtagcatagggagttgggagtccttatttattctattggtcCATGACTTAACTTTGTTATGACGACAGAGGACAATCGCTTGCAATTAGAGGTTAGGTTTCACTGATGGTGTTCCATGGAGACACTCCGGACTCGGGTGACGAGTGATTGCGGCTGATGGCGTCAAAGCGTCACGTGACTGATGGTCtagctcagtttgacaaactaagCTCCGCCCATTTCTGATGGCATCAACGAAACAAAACACGAATGATTGCGCAGTGACGGCGACTGATGGCGACCGATGGCATAAAAAAAGACGACTCAGGTACTCtaggctagagtccctttatactgagagtcaagacaatttgaatccatttctgattggttcccgtactttaggcctccacagtgtcacaaacgggaataaagattacattttcaccgattgcaaagattataatctgggatggaccagggaattacgggttcggcaaggaacaaacggaatgagaggaggaacggagaaaggtatttgagaatgggccgatcaaagattacgaaaaacgttcaatttctgtaatctttattcccgtttgtgacatccatgagcagagatggaaaatttcatgaaatttattcgagtgaaatttcacgcgtgaaatttcatgaaatttcatgaaatttcacgaaatttcatgaaatttattgaaacttttgaggatacattcaagaggccaagaaacgcctagaaacggtgattctcgatattgagatttttcagcccccccctgacctaacctaacctcac
This window encodes:
- the LOC109038035 gene encoding uncharacterized protein: MQQLWLLKSEWDDPLPPFLQEKWGSFLKDLPALKLIRMPRQLCPPGSQIELHGFSDASDFGYCCVIYFRFHTPDGKTDTSLIIAKSKVAPLKRINTPRLELQAATLLSTLLTYVVPHLRQSYTLEDIYNWSDSTTTLQWIQTPSYKLKTFTANRVASIQENFPEARWGYVKSSENPADLGSRGVLASKLLENDLWWKGPPWLRSPHSSWPSPSKVTLSDESEVYRSELRETRWVLVTETCAVDIFSRISDWDKLQRILAYVFRFKHNALNPKDRRTGPLIPAEFKAAERVTVRKAQIDSFKDDIKRLKANKESSTRLRRLNPFLDPDGLIRVGGRLSHAPISADRKHPLILPKSHALTKSLIKYFHVTFLHAGPQLLQSLLFQRYWILAGRAAIKSVLQACLPCFRINPTNRLALMGDLPDSRVTPSRVFESTGVDYAGPFKVKASTLRFAREVKTYLCVFICMSTKAVHLELAQDLTADTFIAALTRFSPRRGAPSDLYSDCGTQFTGASRELKQAQKALVAELKDSPELTKMAQNFHIRFHFNAPAAPHMGGLWEAAVKSSKAHLARVIHGQLLTFTELDTLICRIEAMLNSRPLTPLSSDPSDLTPLTPAHFIIGSSIATPVERIHGEKPLTSLKRWHRVQAMAQSLWRRWSLEYLHTLQSRAKWNKVEKNLQIDDLVLLHDPQLPPYQWQLGRVTETFPGKDGHVRVATVRTATGEYKRPVVKLYPLPISDEETLD
- the LOC109038036 gene encoding uncharacterized protein; the encoded protein is MASKEDPPASVNLAELLVAKSANTHARALAINSSFKENLTSENVDKFRPAYDRLSELQVKHDCILEEIMSLNTTLPKRQQIEVQKNQATFDDIILEAKSLFHEHLPQNDKTRDPPVSPSPTPSVLTPASAVRLPRLEIPRFSGLINEWRTFYNLFRVSIHDSPVLNTVEKFQYLISSLNGEALDLVRGLDVTEGNYSVTWDILCQRFNSERRHVFHHYSSLLGLPEVTKPYHISPFLSKLREHTQALDALKHPLSLYDPLLITVLFQKIAPHYRRRLEEHRGDTSSFPKVEELVRFLEKECIASDDPLLMNLSKDNSKDSSQADSSQNQSKYPMKGKFDAKSKALIASKAPYPCALCSEAHYLANCPEFTSKDVKDRKAVISELGRCYACFGRHFLSECMSTRVCSVCRDKTHNTLLHQDKPASPSSSDSQPCISPPKTLLGTSQPEKSEVLLATVKVLLTSPKGFMYIRAILDSASQSTILTTRCAHKLNETERGRGAQSRWLNGGIPWGSANMVKIGGKPRDHLQNGGKERGG